One segment of Channa argus isolate prfri chromosome 17, Channa argus male v1.0, whole genome shotgun sequence DNA contains the following:
- the tdrd6 gene encoding tudor domain-containing 6 encodes MSSIPGLPTRGANVTILITRVHLHPLCTFVEFWGKFSQDRAAEYECLARDIQSPGYTFQEFEGNLCDQCLVNINGTWYRSRIVSRNGSKYSLYLSDKGITFSTTASKLAWGKKEHFYLPPEVEFCVLANVLPISPENRWSPVALEFLKSLCGKSVNAHVQDVLVPHRMFLLHVPCISKQMYEMGFAKKLSPDRFMEFVLLSLQSRCGAEVSPEAQLISMGAVERLHKQELFMYPELPGGIVETVIVTEVTNPQQIFCQLKVFSQELRKLSDQLTQCYEGTMTSCIVGPEMIGFPCAARGSDGRWHRSVLQQVFPTNKVVEVLNVDYGRKQFVQEKNVRPLAVEFFRMPVVTYTCCLHGITGKGVGWTTSQLEYLRNLLLCKTVIAKFEYQSISEGLHYVTLFGDDNININNLFSSKERGLLACEKTIEDYAICIPTYSPQDPAQQERNQRNMLTLGKTVEEKEGKEVAEMIPAEELRLNSSHVATVQHVLSPSEFWIQTQNYANELNELMVSIFHLYKNSVTKDVVRNPTVGLYCAVKAEDDDFYRAVVSEVGETQIKMFFVDYGNTEVVDKVNIRTLPDKFKKLPRLALKCALAGVRPKDGRWSQSASEFFIKSVTDKVLDVQVTAKHDDCYVVHLTDNKAQGERDLCALLCNSNLAERAETQSESKGKMIMQRAILPPTRHPDNRLLSIYKNSVMPLEAQNTVSSVKSERITPAFKEHMFPIGSVLDVNVSYIKSPNEFWCQLVQNAGHLKLLMHDMQAHYAGSEFQPLVEMACVARHPNNRMWYRALVIHKHETPHVDVLFVDYGQTETVSLFDLRRICPEFLTLQGQAFQCSLLNPVEPTSAVNEWNDEARARFHHFVESAASNLVILKCTIYAVMYSEQKIVFNIVDLETPFESVCTSMVNLMKSAPVKKACAPSFHLDTYYYSTHNIKTGTEEQVTVTCVNSVNQFYCQLERNADVIKDVRIQVGNLCHQLENLKLPTVFGTLCFAKYTDGQWYRGQIKATKPAILVNFVDYGDTMEVDKSDLLPVPKEASNIMSVPVQSVLCSLSDMPTNVPIELNKWFETNATDCKFRALIVAREPDGKLVVELYYGNTQINSKIKKMFQVKMHTEGPTVYHGQKALEFSEKKPTLKPSKAAAQQTTEMEDFTQTVKKSCFSPQKPGYEMRDEPKSADKNPKCAQMVSCQKFKAAPLELYRPPHQRQPCGRTPINMGVGSELASSNSEQRKENSPTDTKQLNKSKSPGTESEKYSGLEKLPKLSDLPSKSITSGMEADIYVSHCNSPLSFYIQLVRDEDAIFSMTEKLNDPKSTRKTNDIKDLNSGDLVQAEFADDSSWYRAVVREIHVNMMALVEFIDFGNTAVMPVSKLSRLHKSFLELPVYAIHCILSSAVNLRKDEVSEPELVSAFKEDIGGNGENVLKCRFIRQSGSVWEVCLENSGLDVVCKVPTRFSTSGSRNSSETDEQGEEKPAQTSDTRDVPENSEEVPLKSCPLYFQHKGFLERQQLEVYIATINDDHTIWCQYADSEELDKITLMVSESVADHKCIKPESLSSGSPCIALFSDDRLWYRAEVINKDVDDLCVLFVDYGNVSKVGIGDVRVIPPDLVKTPPQAFSCELEGFDNSCGSWDSGALDELSALTADKLLLLTVTRVERNEEKIRCFVQMECDGQVINKVMKTWWKSLKMETKPDDEGPTPSNGPQCDSTVNEAALLEDPESLNTDNPVAYSHPQRGHRKELLTDELIEPDSVNEVKLVSSPDSRDDSVDFESFVGSPTEERNHYSLECNTTVGVPTMVIGQSESKDILPCRPDIEESMSFPFDDKDDQDILTLSCEKTTGETDKGSEKEGASVTEANVPDDLISLAYEHLEEAMDESEITTNLVPLAEDAKTQLIARSFDIMIYSDAPSEQEIEAGDDFPQELVPCCTAYVKCLKYECIVFLFLTFPSLGDEVEEVTCTLEDDCLPDDCTDLHKPCGDSSAGDECLRNMTVQHTVFDDDMLTGETSSHEDSIGE; translated from the coding sequence ATGTCTTCAATACCAGGACTACCTACACGAGGAGCAAACGTAACAATTCTAATAACCAGGGTCCACTTGCATCCCCTTTGCACATTTGTGGAGTTCTGGGGGAAATTTAGCCAGGACAGGGCAGCAGAATATGAGTGCCTGGCCAGGGACATTCAGTCTCCTGGATACACATTTCAAGAGTTTGAAGGAAATCTTTGTGACCAGTGCTTAGTTAACATAAATGGTACTTGGTACAGGTCCCGCATAGTCTCAAGGAATGGCTCAAAGTACAGTTTGTACCTCTCTGACAAAGGGATTACATTTAGCACCACTGCAAGTAAGCTGGCATGGGGTAAGAAGGAACACTTCTACCTGCCACCCGAAGTGGAATTTTGTGTGCTAGCTAATGTGTTACCAATATCGCCTGAGAACAGATGGTCTCCAGTGGCTCTCGAATTTTTGAAATCCCTTTGTGGGAAGTCTGTAAATGCACACGTGCAAGATGTACTGGTACCCCACAGAATGTTTCTTCTGCACGTCCCTTGCATATCCAAACAAATGTATGAGATGGGATTTGCCAAGAAGCTGTCACCAGACAGATTCATGGAGTTTGTACTCCTGTCACTGCAGTCGCGTTGTGGAGCTGAAGTGTCTCCAGAGGCTCAGCTGATCTCCATGGGAGCAGTTGAGCGACTGCACAAACAAGAGCTTTTCATGTACCCAGAGCTGCCAGGAGGAATTGTGGAAACTGTCATTGTGACAGAAGTGACAAATCCACAGCAGATTTTTTGCCAGTTGAAGGTCTTCTCACAAGAGTTAAGGAAACTATCAGACCAGTTGACACAGTGCTATGAGGGGACAATGACAAGTTGCATTGTTGGTCCAGAAATGATTGGTTTTCCATGTGCTGCAAGAGGAAGTGATGGCAGGTGGCACCGCTCTGTTCTACAACAGGTTTTCCCTACcaacaaagtggtggaagtgtTGAACGTTGACTATGGAAGAAAACAGTTTGTTCAAGAGAAGAATGTAAGACCACTTGCTGTGGAGTTTTTTAGGATGCCTGTTGTAACATACACTTGTTGCCTCCATGGAATCACTGGCAAAGGTGTTGGATGGACAACCAGCCAGCTTGAGTATCTCAGGAACCTTCTTTTGTGTAAGACAGTGATTGCCAAATTTGAGTACCAAAGCATCTCAGAGGGCCTTCACTATGTGACACTTTTTGGAGACgataacataaacataaacaacctGTTTAGCTCCAAGGAGAGGGGTTTGCTGGCGTGTGAGAAAACAATTGAAGATTATGCCATCTGTATCCCTACGTACAGCCCCCAGGATCCAGCCCAACAAGAAAGAAATCAAAGAAATATGTTAACTCTTGGAAAGACTGTAGAggaaaaagaagggaaagaagtaGCTGAGATGATACCAGCTGAAGAACTCCGTCTGAACTCCTCACATGTGGCAACTGTTCAGCATGTATTGAGTCCATCTGAATTTTGGATCCAAACACAGAACTATGCAAATGAGCTGAATGAACTGATGGTTAGTATCTTTCATCTTTACAAGAACTCTGTGACTAAAGATGTGGTAAGAAACCCAACTGTTGGGCTCTACTGTGCTGTCAAGGCAGAAGATGATGACTTCTATAGAGCAGTTGTGTCTGAAGTTGGTGAGACACAAATAAAGATGTTCTTTGTTGATTATGGAAATACTGAAGTAGTTGACAAGGTCAACATCAGGACCCTTCCTGACAAGTTCAAGAAGCTGCCACGGCTTGCGCTGAAATGTGCCCTTGCTGGTGTCAGACCAAAAGATGGGAGGTGGAGTCAAAGTGCTTCCGAGTTTTTCATCAAATCAGTTACCGATAAAGTCCTAGATGTACAAGTCACAGCCAAACATGATGACTGCTATGTTGTCCATCTAACAGATAACAAAGCACAAGGTGAAAGAGATCTCTGTGCACTACTGTGTAATTCCAACCTTGCTGAAAGGGCCGAAACACAGAGCGAATCCAAAGGCAAAATGATCATGCAACGTGCCATTCTGCCTCCCACACGACATCCTGATAACAGACTCCTCAGCATATACAAGAACAGTGTAATGCCTCTGGAGGCCCAAAACACAGTAAGTTCTGTTAAAAGTGAGAGAATAACTCCTGCATTCAAAGAGCACATGTTTCCTATTGGGAGTGTCCTTGATGTCAATGTGTCTTACATCAAAAGCCCAAATGAGTTCTGGTGTCAGTTAGTTCAAAATGCAGGGCACTTGAAGTTGCTCATGCATGATATGCAGGCTCATTATGCAGGCAGTGAGTTTCAGCCTCTTGTAGAAATGGCTTGTGTTGCTCGCCACCCTAACAATAGAATGTGGTACAGGGCTCTTGTAATTCACAAACATGAAACCCCTCATGTGGATGTGTTGTTTGTTGACTATGGTCAGACAGAGACGGTGTCCCTCTTTGATCTGAGGAGAATATGCCCAGAATTCCTCACTTTGCAAGGTCAAGCCTTTCAGTGCAGTCTGTTAAACCCTGTTGAGCCAACATCTGCTGTAAATGAGTGGAATGATGAAGCAAGAGCAAGATTTCACCACTTTGTAGAAAGTGCTGCATCGAACTTGGTGATTTTAAAGTGCACCATCTATGCTGTTATGTACAGTGAGCAGAAGATTGTTTTCAACATTGTGGATCTAGAAACTCCCTTCGAGAGTGTCTGCACCAGCATGGTCAATCTCATGAAAAGTGCACCTGTCAAGAAAGCCTGTGCACCATCTTTCCATCTGGACACATACTATTACTCAACGCATAACATCAAAACTGGAACAGAAGAACAGGTCACAGTGACGTGTGTGAACAGTGTCAATCAGTTCTACTGCCAGCTTGAAAGGAATGCTGATGTGATAAAGGATGTCAGGATCCAAGTAGGCAATCTCTGCCATCAGCTCGAAAACTTAAAGCTTCCAACAGTCTTTGGAACTTTGTGCTTTGCTAAATACACTGATGGCCAGTGGTACAGGGGACAGATCAAGGCCACAAAACCAGCAATCTTGGTTAACTTTGTGGATTATGGTGACACTATGGAGGTGGACAAATCTGACCTGCTACCAGTTCCCAAAGAGGCTAGCAACATCATGTCTGTGCCTGTGCAATCAGTTCTGTGTAGTCTCTCTGATATGCCCACCAACGTTCCTATTGAGTTGAACAAATGGTTTGAGACAAATGCAACAGATTGTAAATTCCGAGCTCTGATCGTGGCCAGAGAACCTGATGGGAAACTTGTGGTTGAGCTGTATTATGGAAATACTCAAATCAATTCAAAGatcaagaaaatgtttcaggtTAAGATGCACACAGAAGGGCCAACAGTCTACCATGGTCAGAAAGCCCTTgagttttcagaaaaaaaacctaCCCTAAAACCTTCAAAAGCCGCAGCCCAACAAACTACAGAAATGGAAGATTTTACACAAACTGTCAAGAAAAGTTGTTTCTCTCCTCAAAAACCAGGATATGAAATGAGAGATGAGCCCAAATCTGCTGACAAGAATCCAAAGTGCGCACAGATGGTTTCATGCCAGAAGTTCAAAGCTGCTCCCTTAGAGCTGTACAGACCCCCTCACCAAAGACAGCCATGTGGAAGAACACCAATCAATATGGGAGTTGGTTCTGAGCTGGCAAGTTCCAACAGTgaacaaagaaaggaaaactcTCCCACAGACACTAAACAGCTAAACAAGTCGAAGTCACCTGGCACAGAAAGTGAGAAGTACAGTGGCCTTGAAAAACTCCCTAAACTTTCAGACCTGCCCTCAAAATCTATCACATCAGGTATGGAAGCAGATATTTATGTCTCTCACTGCAACAGCCCATTGAGCTTTTACATTCAACTTGTCAGAGATGAGGATGCAATATTCTCTATGACGGAAAAGCTCAATGATCCCAAATCAACTCGGAAAACCAACGACATCAAAGATTTGAATTCAGGCGACCTTGTTCAAGCAGAATTTGCAGATGATTCCTCATGGTACAGAGCAGTTGTAAGAGAAATCCACGTCAACATGATGGCTCTTGTTGAGTTTATTGACTTTGGTAATACAGCAGTGATGCCAGTGTCCAAGTTAAGCAGACTGCATAAGTCTTTTTTGGAGCTCCCTGTCTACGCCATACACTGCATCCTGAGCAGTGCTGTAAATCTCAGAAAAGATGAGGTCTCTGAACCAGAATTGGTGTCAGCTTTCAAAGAAGACATTGGTGGTAATGGAGAAAATGTGCTAAAGTGCAGGTTTATCAGACAGTCAGGATCTGTGTGGGAAGTCTGTCTTGAAAACAGTGGGCTGGATGTTGTGTGTAAAGTACCCACCAGATTTTCAACCAGTGGTTCCAGGAACTCCTCTGAGACAGATGAACAAGGTGAGGAAAAACCTGCCCAGACCTCTGACACCAGGGATGTCCCAGAGAACTCGGAGGAAGTTCCTCTGAAATCCTGTCCCCTATATTTCCAACATAAAGGATTTTTAGAGAGACAGCAGTTAGAGGTGTATATTGCAACTATAAATGATGATCACACCATTTGGTGTCAGTATGCTGACTCAGAAGAACTTGATAAGATAACATTAATGGTCTCAGAAAGTGTGGCTGATCACAAATGTATTAAACCAGAGTCTCTGTCCTCTGGAAGCCCATGCATTGCCCTCTTTTCAGATGACCGTCTTTGGTACCGTGCAGAGGTCATAAACAAAGATGTTGATGACCTGTGTGTTCTTTTTGTGGACTATGGAAATGTGTCCAAAGTCGGCATTGGAGATGTGAGAGTAATACCGCCTGACTTGGTAAAAACTCCTCCACAGGCTTTTTCGTGCGAACTGGAGGGATTTGATAATTCATGTGGGTCTTGGGACAGTGGGGCATTAGATGAGCTATCTGCACTTACAGCGGACAAGTTGTTACTCCTGACTGTCACCAGAGTAGaaagaaatgaggaaaaaatcCGATGCTTTGTGCAGATGGAATGTGATGGCCAGGTGATAAACAAGGTGATGAAAACCTGGTGGAAGAGCCtcaaaatggaaacaaaacctGATGATGAAGGACCTACCCCTTCAAACGGTCCACAGTGTGATTCAACTGTGAATGAAGCTGCGCTACTTGAGGATCCTGAGAGCCTAAATACTGATAATCCTGTTGCCTACAGTCACCCTCAGAGAGGCCATAGAAAGGAGCTGTTAACTGACGAGCTCATTGAGCCTGACTCAGTAAATGAGGTTAAACTAGTAAGTAGTCCAGACAGCAGAGATGATTCTGTGGATTTTGAATCTTTTGTGGGGTCTCCAACAGAAGAGAGGAATCACTATTCATTGGAATGTAATACAACTGTCGGAGTACCTACTATGGTGATAGGTCAGAGTGAATCCAAAGACATTTTGCCGTGTCGTCCTGACATTGAAGAATCCATGTCATTTCCATTTGATGACAAAGATGACCAGGATATTTTGACCTTGAGCTGTGAAAAGACTACAGGTGAAACTGACAAAggctctgaaaaagaaggcgcTTCAGTGACGGAAGCAAATGTGCCAGATGATTTAATTTCTCTGGCATATGAGCACCTTGAAGAAGC
- the sf3b6 gene encoding splicing factor 3B subunit 6 produces the protein MAMQAAKRANIRLPPEVNRILYIRNLPYKITAEEMYDIFGKYGPIRQIRTGNTPETRGTAYVVYEDIFDAKNACDHLSGFNVCNRYLVVLYYNANRAFQKMDTKKKEEQLKLLKEKYGINTDPPK, from the exons ATGGCTATGCAAGCAGCAAAACGTGCGAAT ATACGGTTACCTCCTGAGGTGAACCGAATCCTTTACATCAGAAATCTTCCTTACAAGATCACAGCTGAGGAAATGTATGATATCTTTGGAAAATATGGACCCATACGTCAAATTAGAAC AGGGAACACACCTGAAACAAGAGGAACAGCCTATGTAGTGTATGAAGACATTTTTGATGCCAAGAACGCCTGTGATCACCTGTCGGGCTTCAATGTTTGCAACCGCTACCTGGTGGTCCTTTACTACAATGCAAACAGA GCGTTCCAGAAAATGgacacaaagaagaaagaagagcaaCTGAAActtctaaaagaaaaatatggtATCAACACAGACCCCCCAAAGTAA